The sequence CCAGCACCGCCCGCCCCGCCCCGTACCACAGCAGGTACACGCCCAGACTCCGCCCGGCGCCCAGCGTGATCCGGCCGTGCCGGCGGCGGTGCTGCTCGAGCAGCACGATCACGGCGGCGCCGGCCAGGTTCCACAGCAGCTCGTACAGGAACAGCGGATGAAACAGGGTCCCCGCCGGGGTCCCCGGCGGGATCGCGGGGGCTGAGGGGTCGATCTGCAGCCCCCACGGTAAGGTGGTGGGCGGGCCGAACAGCTCCTGGTTGAAGTAGTTCCCCAGCCGTCCCACCGCCTGGGCGACCAGCATCCCCGGCGCGAGCGCGTCCAGGAACAGCAGCACCGGGATCCCGGCGCGACGGGTGCCGATCACAATCCCGACCAGCCCGCCCAGGATCGCACCGAAGATTGCGATCCCGCCTTCCCAGATGTAGAGCACCCGCCACAGGTCCGCGCCAGGGAAGAAGTAGTCGCCGGGATGGGTGAGCACATGGTAGATCCGGGCGCCGAGGATCCCGAACGGCACCGCCCACATCGCCACATCCACCACGACCCCGGCCGGGTGCCCGACCGCCCGCAGCCGACGGCCGGTGATCAGCACCGCCAGCACGATCCCGGCCAGGATCGCCAGCGCGTAGAACCGGATCTGGAACGGACCGACCTGAACGAAGCTGATCCCCGGGCTCGGGATCAGCGCCGGAGCCACAATGAGGAGTGCGTCCATCAGGGCCTCACCCTCGCCGGAAGCCACGCCAGCGGGTCCACCGCTTCGCCTCCGGTGCGGATCTCGAAGTGCAGGTGTGCGCCGAAGCTGCGTCCACTGTCCCCGACCCGGCCGACCATCTGCCCCACCCGCACGGTCTGTCCCGGGGTCAGGGCGAGGGACCCTTCCCGTATGTGCGCGTACGCGCTTTCCACGACCTGCCCGTCGATCTCGTGCCGGATCACCACGTACACCCCGTACGCGCCGCCCTGCTCCGTCGCGGTGGTGACCACCCCGTCGGCGATCGCCTGGATCGGGGTGCCGATCCCGGGGGTCATGTCCAGTCCGGCATGGAAATTTGAGCAGGACGGGCATGGCGGGGTGCGGTACCCGAACGTGCTGCTGATCGGCACTCCCACGGTGAACGGCCACTGCACCGCCGATGCCGGGTCGTTGGTGAACGTGTCCGCGGTGTGCGCGTACGACTCGGTCCCGACGGGGGCGGTCACCGCCACCGTGTAGTCCCCGCGCACCATCACCGTCCCGGTGACGGTGTCGGGGGTGGTGAACGACTGGGCGCGCACCGGGGTGCGGGTCGCCTCGACGGCGAACACCGGCTCCGGCGTCAACGGGATCAGCAACGGCAGTCCGGCGATCGACGCGACCGGGAGCATCACCGCGCCGGCGAGCATCCGGGATCGGGTGAGCGTGCGGCGCGGCGCGTGTCGAGGTGTCCGGGCGGCACGGGTGGGCCGACGGCGTCGATCGCGTCGCGTCTGGACGGGTGGGGAAGACAGGGCGGCTCTCGCCGCACGGCGCGTTCCGGTACCGGGAGTCGGGGTGGAGGGGGCGGGTTCGGGCATACAAGACTTTCCTGGATGAGGGGGACGATGAAGGTGCGCACGGTCGCCGTCACACGGTCCAACCGGGAGCCGCGGCCCGGAGTGCACGGCGAGAATCCGGGATCGGATCACCCATGGCGCTGCCGCAGACGGGTCGCGCTCGCCTGCGGGCCGCACATCGTGGACCGTCGGCGACATCACGCGCCGGCGGCGGCTCAGGCGGCGGGCGCGGGCGGGGTGCTGATCAGGTGCGGCTGATCGACAGCACGATCAGGGAGGGCCGCAGAAGAGGCGACCCGGACGTGAACGAGCTCGACCTGCCGGGGAGGGATCGCAGCCACGCCAGCAGCGACATCCACCCGTCCCGGGCCGGGAGCACCAGGATGAGCAGGGTCAGCAACGCGAGCAGACACGTCACGGCAGCGAAAGCATGAGACGTCCCGCAGACCGTCTCATCGCACGAGGGCGTCACCACCCCGCTGACCAGGACATCAGCGGCGGCATCGGGGGCCGCAACGACTGCGGAGGCGGACACGACAGTGCCCGCCTGGTCCTCTTCCAGACTCAGCGAATGCATCGCAAGCAGCCCCGCGATGATCGCGGTCACCGCGGCCAGGTAGAACCACAGGGCACGCCGGGACCCGAGTGCCCGCCGTCGCGCCACCACCTGGTTCACCGTCGACGCCCCTTCCTCGATCACGCCCAGCATACCCCGGGCGGGTAGCCATCCCCGAAGCGATACCCATCCTGGATACCCCGGATGGGTATATGCTGAGTGGTAGGGGGCACCCGCTCCCGTGCGTGGTGTTCTGACCGTGTCGCGGAGGCAAGGCACCGCTACCCTGGACGGGAAGGAGGTCGGTCGTGAACGTGATTCGCTCGCACGCGCGTCTGACCCCCGGGGTGCGACGGCTCCTGCTGGCCGCTCCGATCGCCCTGGCGATCATCACCGGGCTGCTGTCCATGCACATCCTGACCGGTTCCCACCAGCCCGCCCTGGCATCAGAGACCAGCGCGATGAGCACGCACAGCCAGGTCGGCTCCGCACCAGCCGCCGCCGACGATACGCCGATGACCGCAGCTGCGGCGGAGGGCGCTGGAGGGCATTGCCAGGACGGGTGCGGCAGCCCTGCGGGGATGCCGGATCACTCGATGCTGATGATGGTGTGCGTGCTGGCGCTGCTGGCCGCGGTGATCGTCCTGCTCGCCCCGACGTCCCGTGCCCTTCTCACATACGCCGTAGCCCGCTCGCGCTCCCATACCCGGACTCTGCTGGTCGGATTGCCGCATCCCCGCCCGCCTTCACTGCTTGTCCTGTCCATCAGTCGCACCTGATTCCGCCTGAACCCCGGCGACCCTTGCCGGGGATGCTGCACCCTGCCCTCCCGGGCACTGAATCAGACCCTCACCGACTGAATAGACAAGGACACCCCTGATGCGTTTTCGTACTCTCACGCTGACCGCCGGCGCCCTGGCCACCGTGCTCGTGCTCGCCGGCTGCGCCCCCACCGACGGCACCATGCCCGGCATGGACCACGGACCCGGGGGGATGACCAGCACCGCCCCCTCCCAGTCCGCCGCCGCGTTCAACGCCGCGGACGAGATGTTCGTGACCATGATGATCCCGCACCACCAGCAGGCCATCGAGATGGCCGATCAGATCCTCGCGAAAGACGGCATCGACGAGCGAGTCGTCTCCCTCGCCGAGCAGATCAAGGCCGCACAGGACCCGGAGATCCAGACCATGAAGGGCTGGCTTCAGGAGTGGGGCGTCCCGTACGACGACTCCATGTCCGGGATGGACGGCATGGACATGGGCGGCGGGATGATGTCGGAGGACGACATGGCCGCTCTGGATGCCGCGACCGGGGTCGAGGCGACCCGCCTGTTCCTGAACGGCATGATCGCTCACCACCAGGGCGCCGTGACGATGGCGCAGTCGGTGCTCACCGACGGACAGAACCCGGACGTGGCCGCCCTCGCGCAGCAGATCATCGACGGGCAGACCGCCGAGATCACCACGATGCAGGACATCCTCGCCACCCTCTGACCCGGTACCCCTCGGACGGGACCCGCGCTCCCGATGCCGGTCCCGTCCGA is a genomic window of Microbacterium maritypicum containing:
- the lgt gene encoding prolipoprotein diacylglyceryl transferase, whose product is MDALLIVAPALIPSPGISFVQVGPFQIRFYALAILAGIVLAVLITGRRLRAVGHPAGVVVDVAMWAVPFGILGARIYHVLTHPGDYFFPGADLWRVLYIWEGGIAIFGAILGGLVGIVIGTRRAGIPVLLFLDALAPGMLVAQAVGRLGNYFNQELFGPPTTLPWGLQIDPSAPAIPPGTPAGTLFHPLFLYELLWNLAGAAVIVLLEQHRRRHGRITLGAGRSLGVYLLWYGAGRAVLESIRLDPTELLAGGLKANVLTALVAAVLGVGLLAHASWRARRRAPVRGRGDARVDPQ
- a CDS encoding DUF6153 family protein, which gives rise to MIEEGASTVNQVVARRRALGSRRALWFYLAAVTAIIAGLLAMHSLSLEEDQAGTVVSASAVVAAPDAAADVLVSGVVTPSCDETVCGTSHAFAAVTCLLALLTLLILVLPARDGWMSLLAWLRSLPGRSSSFTSGSPLLRPSLIVLSISRT
- a CDS encoding DUF6153 family protein; this encodes MNVIRSHARLTPGVRRLLLAAPIALAIITGLLSMHILTGSHQPALASETSAMSTHSQVGSAPAAADDTPMTAAAAEGAGGHCQDGCGSPAGMPDHSMLMMVCVLALLAAVIVLLAPTSRALLTYAVARSRSHTRTLLVGLPHPRPPSLLVLSISRT
- a CDS encoding M23 family metallopeptidase — its product is MPEPAPSTPTPGTGTRRAARAALSSPPVQTRRDRRRRPTRAARTPRHAPRRTLTRSRMLAGAVMLPVASIAGLPLLIPLTPEPVFAVEATRTPVRAQSFTTPDTVTGTVMVRGDYTVAVTAPVGTESYAHTADTFTNDPASAVQWPFTVGVPISSTFGYRTPPCPSCSNFHAGLDMTPGIGTPIQAIADGVVTTATEQGGAYGVYVVIRHEIDGQVVESAYAHIREGSLALTPGQTVRVGQMVGRVGDSGRSFGAHLHFEIRTGGEAVDPLAWLPARVRP
- a CDS encoding DUF305 domain-containing protein; protein product: MRFRTLTLTAGALATVLVLAGCAPTDGTMPGMDHGPGGMTSTAPSQSAAAFNAADEMFVTMMIPHHQQAIEMADQILAKDGIDERVVSLAEQIKAAQDPEIQTMKGWLQEWGVPYDDSMSGMDGMDMGGGMMSEDDMAALDAATGVEATRLFLNGMIAHHQGAVTMAQSVLTDGQNPDVAALAQQIIDGQTAEITTMQDILATL